From one Brachypodium distachyon strain Bd21 chromosome 4, Brachypodium_distachyon_v3.0, whole genome shotgun sequence genomic stretch:
- the LOC106866669 gene encoding transcription factor TGAL10, whose amino-acid sequence MSAWRKREYGDQSTAGGGGRRFHHAPVAAGGGGRRSAPSRRVGLVEKLPRIRLLAESTLAHYDRLFEAKSAAARRDVFFVMSGAWRSPAERFFLWISGFRPSDLLAVLSPQLETEEPLAPLALTEAHAEEVRRTSRQAEGELSQRRLDELAPLADLSDQGNTPWGCSPETKKRNGEERASVERGRMDRGTARRYISTVNLAGGPGRSETCLYVAIDRISVQQVH is encoded by the coding sequence ATCAATCAACGGCGGGCGGAGGTGGGCGGAGATTTCACCATgcgccggtcgccgccggcggaggtGGGCGGAGATCAGCGCCATCGCGGAGAGTGGGCCTAGTAGAGAAATTGCCCCGAATCCGGCTGCTCGCCGAGTCCACGCTGGCGCACTACGACCGGCTGTTCGAGGCcaagtcggcggcggcgaggcgcgaCGTCTTCTTCGTCATGTCCGGCGCCTGGAGGTCCCCCGCGGAGCGTTTCTTCCTCTGGATCTCCGGCTTCCGCCCCTCcgacctcctcgccgtcctctCCCCGCAGCTCGAGACAGAGGAGCCGCTGGCACCGCTGGCGCTAACGGAGGCGCATGCGGAGGAGGTGCGGCGTACGTCGAGGCAGGCGGAGGGCGAGCTCTCGCAACGGAGGCTGGACGAGTTGGCGCCGCTCGCGGATCTCTCTGATCAGGGGAATACTCCATGGGGCTGCTCGCCggagacaaagaagagaaATGGAGAAGAGAGGGCTTCGGTGGAGAGGGGGAGAATGGACAGGGGTACGGCTCGGCGCTACATCAGCACGGTCAACCTAGCCGGTGGGCCTGGTCGGTCAGAAACGTGCTTATACGTCGCAATCGACAGAATCAGCGTGCAACAAGTTCACTGA